One region of Mugil cephalus isolate CIBA_MC_2020 chromosome 17, CIBA_Mcephalus_1.1, whole genome shotgun sequence genomic DNA includes:
- the emx1 gene encoding homeobox protein EMX1: MMFSSAGKRCFTIESLVAKENPLTAEEPIRPTALSYSNPTTDALMNSYQPQPARSLYQSPDLVFPETVNHPSLTVAPHQLGGSHLQHPHFFGTQHRDPLNFYPWVLRNRFFGHRFQGNDVSQDSLLLHGPFARKPKRIRTAFSPSQLLRLERAFEKNHYVVGAERKQLANSLSLSETQVKVWFQNRRTKYKRQKLEEEGPESQQKKKGNHHINRWRIATKQSSSEDIDVTSED, translated from the exons ATGATGTTTTCGTCTGCAGGCAAGCGCTGCTTCACGATAGAGTCTCTGGTCGCCAAGGAGAACCCTCTGACAGCCGAGGAGCCCATTCGCCCCACGGCTTTAAGTTACTCCAACCCGACGACAGATGCCTTAATGAACAGTTACCAGCCTCAGCCGGCCAGGTCTCTGTATCAGAGCCCAGACCTGGTGTTTCCGGAGACGGTAAACCACCCTTCTCTCACCGTGGCTCCTCACCAGCTCGGAGGCTCCCACCTACAGCATCCGCACTTCTTCGGGACGCAACACCGAGACCCGCTCAACTTCTACCCGTGGGTCTTACGGAACAGGTTTTTCGGACACAGATTTCAAG GTAACGATGTGTCCCAGGACAGCCTGCTCCTCCACGGTCCCTTCGCCAGGAAGCCGAAGCGCATCCGGACGGCCTTCTCCCCGTCCCAGCTCCTGCGCCTGGAAAGAGCCTTCGAGAAGAACCACTACGTGGTCGGAGCCGAGAGGAAGCAGCTGGCCAACAGCTTGAGTTTATCTGAAACACAG GTGAAGGTGTGGTTCCAGAACAGGAGGACCAAGTACAAGCGgcagaagctggaggaggagggaccaGAGAgccagcagaagaagaagggaaaccACCACATCAACAGATGGCGCATCGCCACCAAGCAGTCCAGCTCCGAGGACATAGACGTGACCTCAGAGGACTAA